Below is a genomic region from Cyanobacterium sp. T60_A2020_053.
ACGCCCGGGAAGCGGAAGAGGTAGCGCGCTCCTCCAGTGTCACGGCATTAAAAGGTGGTGATGCGGTAGAAAGAACGGTAGCTGGGATTTTACAGATTAGGGAAACGGTGTCAGAAACTACCCGAAAGGTAAAACGTTTGGCGGAGGCATCTCAACAAATTTCTACTATCGTAGCGGTAATTTCTAACATTTCTTCTCGTACTAACCTTTTGGCGTTAAATGCTTCTATTCAGGCGGCGCGCGCCGGGGAAGCTGGTAGAGGTTTCGCTATTGTAGCGGATGAGGTGCGCCAGTTGGCGGATCGTTCTGCGAAATCTTTGCAAGAAATTGAGCAAATCGTATTACAAATTCAAACGGAAACTGGCTCAGTTATGACGGCCATGGAAGAAGGTATCCAACAGGTAAGGGATGTAACCGATCGTTCTGAACAGGCGAAACGGGCGCTGGAGGATATTATTCAAGTATCCAATCGTATTGATGCGTTGGTGCGCTCTATCACTGCTGACACAGACGAACAAAGGGAAAACTCACGGGGTGTAGCCAAGGTTATGCAGGCGGTAGAGTTAACCGCTCAAGCCACTTCCCAAGAGTCTCAGCGGGTGGCTGGTTCATTACAGAATCTGGTGGGTATCGCTAGAGATTTAATTTCTTCAGTGGAAAGGTTTAAAGTGGGGGATGATCGCTCTTAGTTTGATATTATAGGCAGAGGCAAAGGTTTTAAGTAGAAGGTTTTGAGATTATTCAAATTTAATATTTATTCTTTGCTTTTGTCTAATATCTTATGAGGATAACTGATTACATTTACAGCGCTTTTTAATTGGGTAAACCACACCTTCCAATGGTGAGGGGTGCATCGCCCGATCTTTATAAGAAGAATTGTGGTTCATTAATCTGAAAACTGCTGTAAGATAGATTGAATTACAATGACACTAGGTAATATGTACTAACATAACTAACATATTAAATACTCTCAATAAAGCGTTTCATAATAAGGCTTATATAGTCAGTATTTTGAGTTCCTTGTTCCCCGAAAAAAGCCTAATTTTGGGGATTTTTAATGTTTGTACTATGTTTTAACCCTTATGAATAAATGTTTTTGATTTATTCAGCAAACCCTAAATATCCCTGATCTGTCACTTTCCGATCAAGTTGCTTTAATAGATATAGTTTCAGCCATTTTTAAATTCTGATAATTGTTATTAGTTAAAAACTTCTGAAGTAGTTTAGTGATCAAGGTCTTGTAATTTCAGAATGGCAAATGTTTTCGGGTAGTGACAAAAGAGGGATATAGCGTTTTTCATAGTTACGAGGTACAAAAATAAAATTAAAGTTATTAGTTATTGTCATTAAAAGAATTAAGCGTACCTCGTAAGGATAGAAAATGCTATAATCTAAGCTTATCAAAAAAATATAAAATAGTAAAACGAAATTATAGACAAGGATTAATCCTAGCGATATACTATTTGCTATAGATAAAAGACAATCATTATTGAGTTACAGATAGTCATAATGCTATGTCTGCTTATCAAAAATTAGATATACACATAGTAAAAGAGGTTTTAAATGTCATACTTTTCTCGTCGTAAATTTATGGTGACTGCAGGTATTTCAGCTGGAGCAGTTTTGCTCAAAGGATGTGCAGGAAATCCACCAGAACCACAAGGGAGCGATACAGGAACTACCACTCCAGCCACCCCAGCGCCCTCCGCCATCAGCCCAGAAATGATGCCAGAAACCACTAAAGTTAAACTCGGATATATACCTATCTTTGAATCAGCGCCCTTAATTGTTGCTAAAGAAAAAGGCTTTTTTGCCAAATATGGCATGACAGAAGCAGAACTATCCAAACAAGCCAGTTGGGCTTCAGCCAGAGATAACGTCACCATCGGTTCACAAGGAGGAGGTATCGACGGTGGACAATGGCAAATGCCCATGCCTCACCTCATGAGCGAAGGCATTATCACCAACGGCAACAAAGTACCTATGTACGTTTTAGCACAACTCATTACCCACGGTAACGGTGTCGCCGTAGCAGGGATTCATGCAGGAAAAGGATTACATTTAGACCTTAGCAACGCCGCCGATTACATCAAAGGTTTTGCCAGTACCAACGGCAGAAAATTTAAAGCTGCCCACACCTTCCCCAACGTTAACCAAGACTTTTGGATTCGTTATTGGTTTGCGGCCGGGGGAATAAATCCAGATACCGATATTGATTTATTAGCAGTGCCTCCCGCCGAAACAGTACAAGGAATGCGTAACGGTACAATGGATGCTTTTAGTACAGGTGATCCTTGGCCCTATCGTATTATTGCTGATAAAATTGGTCACATGGCATGTTTAACGGCCCAAATTTGGAAATTTCACCCCGAAGAATATCTTGCCATTCGTGCCGATTGGGTTGATCAAAATCCCAAAGCAACTAAAGCCGTTTTAAAAGGTTTAATGGAAGCCCAACAATGGTGCGATGATCCTAATAATCGAGCCGAATTAGTTACCATCGTCTCTGGTAGAAATTACTTTAATATTCCCGCAGAAGTTGTTACCCCTCCCTACAACGGAAATTACATCATGGGAGATGGACAAGCGGAAATAAAAGACTTCAAAATGGGACCTTTATATTGGAAAGACGACCTAGGTAGTGTCTCTTACCCTTATAAAAGTCATGATTTATGGTTTTTAACCGAAACCTTAAGATGGGGATTTCACGATGGCAAAATTAAAGATTTTGATCAAATCAAAAAGATTATTGACAAAGTAAATCGAGAAGATTTATGGAAAGAAGCAGCCACCGAAGCAGGATTTACAGCCGATATTCCAGCCACCACCTCAAGGGGAGTAGAAACATTCTTTGATGGAAAAACCTTTGATCCTGATAATCCCCAAGCCTATCTCGATAGCCTAGAAATTAAAAAAGTTTAATAGCAATATTGATTTTGAGAAAAAAGAGGACTAAATTATGACCACTTCCGTGAGAGTTTCTAGCAAAAAAAAGAGTAGTAACCCCGTTATAACTTTTTGGCAAAAGTATCAAGGAAACTTAATTCCCCCTATTATCGGCGTAATTGGATTTCTGTTCGTTTGGGAAATGGTTTCCCTACTGCCCGGTATGCGCTTACCCGGTCCAACGAGCCTATTTACAGAGGAACGCACTCGCATCCTGTTGCTATATCCTTTTTATGATCGAGGGGGTTTAGATAAGGGTTTATTTTGGCAAACTATGGCTAGTTTAGGCAGAGTTGCCCAAGGTTACTCTATTGCCGCTATCGTGGGAATTTCGACGGGAATTGTCGTGGGTACAAACAAATTTTTAGACAAAGCCCTTGACCCTATTTTCCAATTTTTGCGCATGGTAGCGCCCCTCGCCTGGGTACCTATCGCGCTCGTTGCCCTACAACAAAACCAACCAGCAGCCATTTTCGTTATCTTTATTACTTCTGTTTGGCCTATTCTCATCAACACCACCGAGGGAGTAAAACAAATCCCTCAAGATTACATCAACGTACGAAAAGTATTACAGTTATCGAATAAAAACTTTTTCTTCAAAATCTTATTACCCTCAGCCTTACCTTACATTTTTACAGGGTTAAGAATTGGTATTGGTTTAGCATGGTTAGCAATTATCGCCGCCGAAATTGTCATGTCAGGTATTGTCGGCATTGGTTTCTTTATCTGGGATGCTTACCAACAAAACTATATCAGTGAAATTATTTTAGCCGTTATCTATATCGGTGCTGTCGGTTTAATTCTTGATCGTGCCATCGCCTATTTACAGAAAGTGATCGCCCCCGGGCGCTAAATCAAGGCTTGTCATTACAAAACCCATTTGTTTTGAACTAGAAGGGGAAGCAGGGGAGAGGGGGAAGCAGGGAGATATTTATTTCATTACTTCTTACTTCTTACTCATTCACCCTTTGCCCTTTTAACTTTTTAAATAAAAAATTGAGGAAAAAAGATGAGCTTATTTGTAGCAATTGATAATATCGAAAAAGTATTTCCCCTCACGGGTGGCGGTGAATACTTAGCCCTCAAAGGCATTAATTTAGAGATCAAAAAAGGTGAATTTATCTCCTTGATTGGTCACTCTGGCTGTGGGAAATCCACTCTTTTAAACATGATTGCCGGGTTAGACTTACCCAGTGAAGGCATTGTAACTTTAGAAGGCAAAAAAATCCAAAAACCCGGACCAGAAAGAATGGTAATTTTTCAAAGTTACTGTTTATTACCTTGGTTAACTGTCCGTCAAAATATCGCGCTCGCTGTGGATGAAGTAATGAAAGGTTACTCCGAAAGCGAGAAAAAAGACATAGTTAATGAGCATATTAACCTCGTCGGTTTATCCCAAGCCTCCGATAAACTACCCAATCAACTTTCTGGGGGAATGAAACAACGAGTTGCTATTGCACGGGCGCTGGCAATTCGTCCCAAACTACTATTACTCGATGAACCATTTGGGGCGCTGGATGCTTTAACCAGAGGTAATTTACAAGAACAACTGATGGAAATTTGCGCCCAAAATGAAATCACTGCCGTCATGGTAACTCATGATGTTGATGAAGCAGTATTTCTGAGCGATCGCATTGTGATGCTAACTAATGGACCGGGTTCAAAAATTGGTGGTATTTTAGAAGTAGATATATCTCGCCCTCGTAAACGTTTAGAAGTAGTTAATCATCCTAGTTATTACAGTTTACGCAGTGAAATTATTTATTTTCTCAATCAACAAAAACGCATTAAAAAATTCCGAGCCCAAAAACAAGGAGTTGTTGCCCGTCATGGCTTAGAAAAAGTTAACCTAGAAATCGGTTTTGTGCCTTTAACTGCCTCAGCGCCCCTCGCCGTTGCCCAAGAAAAGGGTTTTTTCCGTAAACATGGCTTAGACGAAGTTAATCTTGTTAGGGAAAGCAGTTGGCGCGGTATTGTCGATGGTATCGCTGGAGGCTACCTCGATGGTGCGCAAATGCCCGCAGGGATGCCCAGTTGGCTAACTATCGGTGGTAATAATAATGAACCTTTACCCACTGTCACGGGTTTAACCATGACTCGTAACGGAAATGCCGTTACCCTCGCTAAACAGTTTTATGATCAAGGTATTTATGACGGACAAAAACTAAAAAGAATGCTTCTGGAGTCCGTTGATAGTAGCCATCGCTTTGGCATGGTGCATCCTTCCTCAATGCACAATCTTCTCTTACGTTACTGGTTAGCCGGTGAAGGGGTTGATCCAGACCGAGATGTTCATTTGCAAACTATTCCCCCTGCCCAAATGGTAGCAGATTTAAAAGCTGGTAGTATTGATGGCTATTGTGTGGGAGAACCTTGGAACTTACGCGCTGCCATGGAAAATGTTGGTTTTACCATCGCCACTGACTTGGAAGTGTGGAATGGACATCCGGGCAAGGTTTTAGGTGTAAGAGAAGATTGGGCTCTGCTATATCCTAATACTCACATTGCTTTAGTTAAAGCCTTATTAGAAGCCTGTCAATATTGCGCCAATCCGCAAAATCATCAGGAAATTAGAGAGATTCTCGCTTCTCGCCAGTACCTTAGTACCAATATTGATTACATCCAACTAGGGGATCCCCAAAACTACAGTTGTAATTTAGGTGATAATGTTCAGTATGCGCACCATCACTTTTTTGGTGATGGTATGAATCGCCCTAGTCGTACGGAACATTTATGGATGATTACACAGATGGCGCGCTGGGGTGATATTCCTTTCCCCCGTAACTGGGTAGAAATTTTAGAAAGAGTTTGTCGAGTCAGTGTTTTTAGTACCGCTTGTCGGGAATTGGGTTTAACTGATTTAAAATATCGCCGTGAGGCAATTAAACTATTTGATGATGTTCCTTTTGATGGAGAAGATCCTGTCGGTTACTTAAATAGCTTAACCATTAAACGTGATATTACTATGGCGGAAATTGCTCTTAATTCTCGTGTTCTGGTTACCGCCTAAATTGATGGAAAGGGCAAAGGGTGAATAAGTAAAAAGTAAGAAGTAAGAAGTAAGAAGTAATGAATAATATCTCCTTGTTTCTCCTTTCTCCCCTCCTTCCCATTCCTCTCTGCTTCCCTTTCCTATCAGCGTCTTTCTATTTCAAAAAAGAAAAATACTTTGTTCAATGACTGAATTGCGGAGATGCACTATGCAAGTATCAAAAAATAGAAAAATCATTAACCAAATGGAGCAACAATTACACATGAATTCTTTTTTAACCATTAATAATGTCTCTAAAGTTTATCCCACAGCCAAAGGTTCTGTAACGGTTCTCAAGGATGTTAATTTGGTGGTGGAAGAAGGAGAATTTGTTTGCGTCATTGGTCATTCTGGCTGTGGTAAGTCCACCCTTTTAAATATGGTATCTGGTTTTGCTGAACCGACGAGGGGCGCTGTTCATGTGCAAGGTAAAGCCATCACGAAACCAGGTCCAGATCGTATGGTAGTATTCCAGAACTATGCTTTATTGCCTTGGTTAACAGTCTTTGAAAATGTTTATTTAGGGGTGGATTCTGTTCACCCGAACAAAAAAGAAGCAGAAAAAAGAGCCATTGTGCGAGATCATTTAGCTTTAGTGGGCTTAACTGATGCCTCTGAGAAAAAGCCAGATCAAATTTCGGGGGGAATGAAACAGCGCACTTCCATAGCGCGCGCCTTGGCAATACGCCCAGAAGTATTGATTTTAGATGAACCTTTTGGCGCCCTTGACCCCATTACGAAAGAGGAATTACAGGAGGAATTACTCAATATTTGGAATGAACACCGTTGCACCGTTTTAATGATTACCCATGATATAGACGAAGCGTTATTTTTATGCGATCGCCTCGTGATGATGACCAATGGACCAGAAGCAACCATCGGAGAAATTATGCACATTCCGTTTCCTCGCCCACGAGACAGAGAAAGAATGATGGAAGACCCTAGCTATTACGATTTGCGTAATCATGCTTTAGACTTTCTGTACAATCGTTTTGCTCATGGTGTGGATTAACTTTAAGTTCTCGTGCAAAATAATTGTATATATAGCGATCCTATCTGAGTTGTGAGATTATTAGCAATTGAATTTTGATAACAAGGGGCTTAAGCCCCTTGCCCTTTAACCTTTTGATCCATTATTAATTCGGGTTTGCTGAATAAATCAAAAACTTTGTCAAATAAAGATTTTAGGCGTTGCTGATTTTAAATATGATTTATATTTAATACCTATCAGTAAACGATTAAATAACCAATATTTGAGATTATGAAATTTTTATGTTCATAGCTTAAATCAGCAACGGCAGATTTTAATTATAAGCATTTCTCCTGACTCCTAAATCCTAACTCCTGACTCCTCCCCTCACCACTTTTCAGCAACCCCTAATTATTCTCCGCCATTAACTCTTTATGCTGTTTCGGCGAGGGTAATTTAAAAGAAACTAAGGATGCCACTAAGACAAAAAAGGCGGAAAACCATAGACAGCCGACAATGCCATATAGTTGATAACAAATACCAGAAGTGATTGTACCCAACAAGCGCCCTCCGGAGTTAGCCATGTAATAAAAACCAACATTAAGCGCCACGTCATCATCTTCGGTATAAGCTAACACGAGGTAGGAATGCACCGCAGAATTAAAAGCAAAGACGATACCAAAAATAATTAATCCCCCCGTGATAGTAAGTTGGGGGTCAACTCCAGCGTGAAATGCTAAAGCAATGCCCACAGGCACAACGGTTAAGACGGTAGTCCAAATTTGAATAGTTTTGGCTTGAGGTGCTGTACTTTTGCGATTTTGCCCTAGGATAGCTGGGGAAAAAGACTGAATAAAGCCGTAACCAATTACCCAAGAAGCCATATAACTACCAACTTGAATATATGTCCAACCCAATTCACTTTGAAAAAATACGGGTAAAGCCACCACAAACCATATATCCCTAGCGCCAAATAAGAAAAATCTGGCTAGTGACAAGATATTGATAGCTTTACTTTTTGAGAATAGCTGTTTAAATTTAATTTTAGCTTTGATTTTGCCCATATTTTTCGGCAAAAATTGACCACTCAGGAAGATGATAAATAGTACCCCAGCTTGAATGAATAAAGCATTTTGAAACCCTGAAATTTCCAAAAGCGCCGCACCCACAAAAAACCCTAAACCTTTGAGGGCATTTTTTGAACCGGTGAGAATTGCCACCCACTTAAATAATTTTGATTCTGCTTCTTTTGGCACAACCAAGCGCACGGCACTTTTTGAACTCATCTTGGTTAAGTCTTTGGCAACTCCCGAGAAGGCTTGGGAAACCATAACATAGAAAACTTGTACCGGTGTTGCCCAATCAGGGTTAAGAAATCCTAACATGACAAGGGCGAAAATTTGTAAACCAATACCGCCGTAAA
It encodes:
- a CDS encoding ATP-binding cassette domain-containing protein; the encoded protein is MQVSKNRKIINQMEQQLHMNSFLTINNVSKVYPTAKGSVTVLKDVNLVVEEGEFVCVIGHSGCGKSTLLNMVSGFAEPTRGAVHVQGKAITKPGPDRMVVFQNYALLPWLTVFENVYLGVDSVHPNKKEAEKRAIVRDHLALVGLTDASEKKPDQISGGMKQRTSIARALAIRPEVLILDEPFGALDPITKEELQEELLNIWNEHRCTVLMITHDIDEALFLCDRLVMMTNGPEATIGEIMHIPFPRPRDRERMMEDPSYYDLRNHALDFLYNRFAHGVD
- the ntrB gene encoding nitrate ABC transporter permease; translation: MTTSVRVSSKKKSSNPVITFWQKYQGNLIPPIIGVIGFLFVWEMVSLLPGMRLPGPTSLFTEERTRILLLYPFYDRGGLDKGLFWQTMASLGRVAQGYSIAAIVGISTGIVVGTNKFLDKALDPIFQFLRMVAPLAWVPIALVALQQNQPAAIFVIFITSVWPILINTTEGVKQIPQDYINVRKVLQLSNKNFFFKILLPSALPYIFTGLRIGIGLAWLAIIAAEIVMSGIVGIGFFIWDAYQQNYISEIILAVIYIGAVGLILDRAIAYLQKVIAPGR
- a CDS encoding ABC transporter substrate-binding protein; protein product: MSYFSRRKFMVTAGISAGAVLLKGCAGNPPEPQGSDTGTTTPATPAPSAISPEMMPETTKVKLGYIPIFESAPLIVAKEKGFFAKYGMTEAELSKQASWASARDNVTIGSQGGGIDGGQWQMPMPHLMSEGIITNGNKVPMYVLAQLITHGNGVAVAGIHAGKGLHLDLSNAADYIKGFASTNGRKFKAAHTFPNVNQDFWIRYWFAAGGINPDTDIDLLAVPPAETVQGMRNGTMDAFSTGDPWPYRIIADKIGHMACLTAQIWKFHPEEYLAIRADWVDQNPKATKAVLKGLMEAQQWCDDPNNRAELVTIVSGRNYFNIPAEVVTPPYNGNYIMGDGQAEIKDFKMGPLYWKDDLGSVSYPYKSHDLWFLTETLRWGFHDGKIKDFDQIKKIIDKVNREDLWKEAATEAGFTADIPATTSRGVETFFDGKTFDPDNPQAYLDSLEIKKV
- a CDS encoding ABC transporter substrate-binding protein; protein product: MSLFVAIDNIEKVFPLTGGGEYLALKGINLEIKKGEFISLIGHSGCGKSTLLNMIAGLDLPSEGIVTLEGKKIQKPGPERMVIFQSYCLLPWLTVRQNIALAVDEVMKGYSESEKKDIVNEHINLVGLSQASDKLPNQLSGGMKQRVAIARALAIRPKLLLLDEPFGALDALTRGNLQEQLMEICAQNEITAVMVTHDVDEAVFLSDRIVMLTNGPGSKIGGILEVDISRPRKRLEVVNHPSYYSLRSEIIYFLNQQKRIKKFRAQKQGVVARHGLEKVNLEIGFVPLTASAPLAVAQEKGFFRKHGLDEVNLVRESSWRGIVDGIAGGYLDGAQMPAGMPSWLTIGGNNNEPLPTVTGLTMTRNGNAVTLAKQFYDQGIYDGQKLKRMLLESVDSSHRFGMVHPSSMHNLLLRYWLAGEGVDPDRDVHLQTIPPAQMVADLKAGSIDGYCVGEPWNLRAAMENVGFTIATDLEVWNGHPGKVLGVREDWALLYPNTHIALVKALLEACQYCANPQNHQEIREILASRQYLSTNIDYIQLGDPQNYSCNLGDNVQYAHHHFFGDGMNRPSRTEHLWMITQMARWGDIPFPRNWVEILERVCRVSVFSTACRELGLTDLKYRREAIKLFDDVPFDGEDPVGYLNSLTIKRDITMAEIALNSRVLVTA
- the arsJ gene encoding organoarsenical effux MFS transporter ArsJ — translated: MDKNIRNYCLVTAAYWGYTITDGALRMIVLLRFNQLGYTPIEIAFLFLFYEVFGVVTNFFGGWIGSKFGLRLTLYGGIGLQIFALVMLGFLNPDWATPVQVFYVMVSQAFSGVAKDLTKMSSKSAVRLVVPKEAESKLFKWVAILTGSKNALKGLGFFVGAALLEISGFQNALFIQAGVLFIIFLSGQFLPKNMGKIKAKIKFKQLFSKSKAINILSLARFFLFGARDIWFVVALPVFFQSELGWTYIQVGSYMASWVIGYGFIQSFSPAILGQNRKSTAPQAKTIQIWTTVLTVVPVGIALAFHAGVDPQLTITGGLIIFGIVFAFNSAVHSYLVLAYTEDDDVALNVGFYYMANSGGRLLGTITSGICYQLYGIVGCLWFSAFFVLVASLVSFKLPSPKQHKELMAENN